A portion of the Mytilus galloprovincialis chromosome 12, xbMytGall1.hap1.1, whole genome shotgun sequence genome contains these proteins:
- the LOC143055414 gene encoding V-type proton ATPase subunit H-like isoform X3, with protein MKSMRRQSSYVVTGTKSAEVDKEGDASTTMQQGHFRKLVLPRRFSTPAMGFREEEESMESRHLIEADQFVTKQYLEKKGKGAQVATSLLQQRANDVRSNRVNWQSYLQGQMISHEDFQFISKFDNANSEVKNAILMDNPQQFAKTMFSLMNRIAKDQTLQYILTMLDDVLQDDKGRVEIFKEYSRKNKESVWVPFLHLLNRDDRFIVNQTSRIIAKIACWGKELMGLEDLKFYLNWLKDQLRLPGNEYMQTAARCLQMMLRIDKYRQVFVDVDGISTIVMVLVGSKAGFQIQYQLIFCLWCLTFNPFLAEKMNKFQVIPTLADILSETVKEKVSRIILATYRNLLEKPEEKEVVTDHALSMVQCKVIKQLELLDSRKFDDQDIVDDIEFLSEKLQSSIQDLSSFDEYTTEVKSGRLEWSPVHKSDRFWRENCIRLNEKNYELLKILVKLLETSKDPLILSVAAHDLGEYVRHYPRGKNVIEQLGGKQLVMQYLSHEDPNVRFEALIAVQKLMVHNWEYLGRQLEASDKPKDSTQLVSAKA; from the exons ATGAAATCGATGAGGCGCCAATCGTCCTATGTAGTGACGGGGACAAAGTCTGCAGAAGTTGATAAGGAGGGGGATGCATCGACTACAATGCAGCAGGGACATTTCCGAAAGTTAGTTCTCCCTCGCCGATTTTCTACCCCTGCAATGGGTTTTAGGGAAGAGGAGGAGTCTATGGAATCTCGTCATTTGATCGAGGCTGATCAGTTTGTCACTAAACAGTATTTAGAAAAGAAGGGGAAAG GAGCACAAGTGGCCACCAGTTTATTACAACAGAGAGCCAATGATGTCAGAAGTAACCGAGTCAACTGGCAGTCCTATCTACA AGGACAGATGATATCACATGAAGATTTCCAGTTTATATCAAAGTTTGACAATGCTAATTCAGAAGTCAAGAATGCCATTCTTATGGATAATCCACAACAg TTTGCCAAGACGATGTTTAGTCTAATGAACAGAATAGCCAAAGACCAAACTTTACAGTATATATTGACCATGTTAGATGATGTTCTTCAG gatgATAAAGGCAGGgtagaaatatttaaagaatattCCAGGAAGAACAAAGAATCTGTCTGGGTTCCATTTCTACACCTTCTAAATAGGGATGACAGATTTATTGTAAATCAG ACTAGCAGAATAATAGCCAAGATAGCATGCTGGGGAAAAGAGCTGATGGGATTAGAAGATCTCAAATTTTATTTGAACTGGCTTAAAGATCAACTCAGACTTCCA GGAAATGAGTACATGCAGACAGCAGCAAGATGTTTACAGATGATGTTACGTATAGATAAATATAGACAG GTCTTCGTTGACGTGGACGGCATATCAAC aattgTGATGGTTTTGGTGGGATCTAAAGCAGGCTTTCAAATACAGTACCAGCTTATATTCTGTTTATGGTGTCTGACCTTTAACCCTTTCTTGGCAGAGAAAATGAATAA ATTTCAAGTGATTCCAACATTAGCAGATATATTAAGTGAAACAGTGAAGGAGAAAGTTTCCAGGATCATTCTAGCTACTTATAGA aaTTTACTAGAGAAGCCAGAAGAGAAAGAGGTTGTGACGGACCATGCCCTATCAATGGTCCAATGTAAAGTTATAAAACAATTAGAATTACTGGATTCAAGAAAGTTTGATGATCAAGACATTGTAGATGATATAGAATTCCTCTCAGAAAAACTACAGTCTTCTATTCAGGATCTCAG TTCCTTTGATGAATACACAACTGAGGTGAAGTCTGGTAGATTGGAATGGAGCCCTGTACATAAATCTGATAGATTCTGGAGGGAAAACTGTATCAGACTGAACGagaaaaattatgaattattaaa aattttagtGAAGTTATTAGAAACAAGTAAAGATCCTTTAATTTTGTCAGTCGCAGCACATGATCTTGGAGAATATGTACGACATTATCCTAGAGGCAAAAA tgtaatagAGCAGTTAGGAGGTAAACAGTTAGTGATGCAGTACCTATCACATGAAGATCCCAATGTCAGATTTGAGGCTTTGATAGCTGTACAGAAACTGATGGTACACAACTG ggaATACCTTGGCAGACAGTTAGAAGCTAGTGATAAACCTAAAGACTCTACACAGCTTGTGTCGGCTAAAGCTTAG
- the LOC143055414 gene encoding V-type proton ATPase subunit H-like isoform X5 translates to MANLGTIGSVIGNIDDLEKGAQVATSLLQQRANDVRSNRVNWQSYLQGQMISHEDFQFISKFDNANSEVKNAILMDNPQQFAKTMFSLMNRIAKDQTLQYILTMLDDVLQDDKGRVEIFKEYSRKNKESVWVPFLHLLNRDDRFIVNQTSRIIAKIACWGKELMGLEDLKFYLNWLKDQLRLPGNEYMQTAARCLQMMLRIDKYRQVFVDVDGISTIVMVLVGSKAGFQIQYQLIFCLWCLTFNPFLAEKMNKFQVIPTLADILSETVKEKVSRIILATYRNLLEKPEEKEVVTDHALSMVQCKVIKQLELLDSRKFDDQDIVDDIEFLSEKLQSSIQDLSSFDEYTTEVKSGRLEWSPVHKSDRFWRENCIRLNEKNYELLKILVKLLETSKDPLILSVAAHDLGEYVRHYPRGKNVIEQLGGKQLVMQYLSHEDPNVRFEALIAVQKLMVHNWEYLGRQLEASDKPKDSTQLVSAKA, encoded by the exons GAGCACAAGTGGCCACCAGTTTATTACAACAGAGAGCCAATGATGTCAGAAGTAACCGAGTCAACTGGCAGTCCTATCTACA AGGACAGATGATATCACATGAAGATTTCCAGTTTATATCAAAGTTTGACAATGCTAATTCAGAAGTCAAGAATGCCATTCTTATGGATAATCCACAACAg TTTGCCAAGACGATGTTTAGTCTAATGAACAGAATAGCCAAAGACCAAACTTTACAGTATATATTGACCATGTTAGATGATGTTCTTCAG gatgATAAAGGCAGGgtagaaatatttaaagaatattCCAGGAAGAACAAAGAATCTGTCTGGGTTCCATTTCTACACCTTCTAAATAGGGATGACAGATTTATTGTAAATCAG ACTAGCAGAATAATAGCCAAGATAGCATGCTGGGGAAAAGAGCTGATGGGATTAGAAGATCTCAAATTTTATTTGAACTGGCTTAAAGATCAACTCAGACTTCCA GGAAATGAGTACATGCAGACAGCAGCAAGATGTTTACAGATGATGTTACGTATAGATAAATATAGACAGGTCTTTGTTGATGTTGACGGTATATCAAC aattgTGATGGTTTTGGTGGGATCTAAAGCAGGCTTTCAAATACAGTACCAGCTTATATTCTGTTTATGGTGTCTGACCTTTAACCCTTTCTTGGCAGAGAAAATGAATAA ATTTCAAGTGATTCCAACATTAGCAGATATATTAAGTGAAACAGTGAAGGAGAAAGTTTCCAGGATCATTCTAGCTACTTATAGA aaTTTACTAGAGAAGCCAGAAGAGAAAGAGGTTGTGACGGACCATGCCCTATCAATGGTCCAATGTAAAGTTATAAAACAATTAGAATTACTGGATTCAAGAAAGTTTGATGATCAAGACATTGTAGATGATATAGAATTCCTCTCAGAAAAACTACAGTCTTCTATTCAGGATCTCAG TTCCTTTGATGAATACACAACTGAGGTGAAGTCTGGTAGATTGGAATGGAGCCCTGTACATAAATCTGATAGATTCTGGAGGGAAAACTGTATCAGACTGAACGagaaaaattatgaattattaaa aattttagtGAAGTTATTAGAAACAAGTAAAGATCCTTTAATTTTGTCAGTCGCAGCACATGATCTTGGAGAATATGTACGACATTATCCTAGAGGCAAAAA tgtaatagAGCAGTTAGGAGGTAAACAGTTAGTGATGCAGTACCTATCACATGAAGATCCCAATGTCAGATTTGAGGCTTTGATAGCTGTACAGAAACTGATGGTACACAACTG ggaATACCTTGGCAGACAGTTAGAAGCTAGTGATAAACCTAAAGACTCTACACAGCTTGTGTCGGCTAAAGCTTAG
- the LOC143055414 gene encoding V-type proton ATPase subunit H-like isoform X2 yields the protein MKSMRRQSSYVVTGTKSAEVDKEGDASTTMQQGHFRKLVLPRRFSTPAMGFREEEESMESRHLIEADQFVTKQYLEKKGKGAQVATSLLQQRANDVRSNRVNWQSYLQGQMISHEDFQFISKFDNANSEVKNAILMDNPQQFAKTMFSLMNRIAKDQTLQYILTMLDDVLQDDKGRVEIFKEYSRKNKESVWVPFLHLLNRDDRFIVNQTSRIIAKIACWGKELMGLEDLKFYLNWLKDQLRLPGNEYMQTAARCLQMMLRIDKYRQVFVDVDGISTIVMVLVGSKAGFQIQYQLIFCLWCLTFNPFLAEKMNKFQVIPTLADILSETVKEKVSRIILATYRNLLEKPEEKEVVTDHALSMVQCKVIKQLELLDSRKFDDQDIVDDIEFLSEKLQSSIQDLSSFDEYTTEVKSGRLEWSPVHKSDRFWRENCIRLNEKNYELLKILVKLLETSKDPLILSVAAHDLGEYVRHYPRGKNVIEQLGGKQLVMQYLSHEDPNVRFEALIAVQKLMVHNWEYLGRQLEASDKPKDSTQLVSAKA from the exons ATGAAATCGATGAGGCGCCAATCGTCCTATGTAGTGACGGGGACAAAGTCTGCAGAAGTTGATAAGGAGGGGGATGCATCGACTACAATGCAGCAGGGACATTTCCGAAAGTTAGTTCTCCCTCGCCGATTTTCTACCCCTGCAATGGGTTTTAGGGAAGAGGAGGAGTCTATGGAATCTCGTCATTTGATCGAGGCTGATCAGTTTGTCACTAAACAGTATTTAGAAAAGAAGGGGAAAG GAGCACAAGTGGCCACCAGTTTATTACAACAGAGAGCCAATGATGTCAGAAGTAACCGAGTCAACTGGCAGTCCTATCTACA AGGACAGATGATATCACATGAAGATTTCCAGTTTATATCAAAGTTTGACAATGCTAATTCAGAAGTCAAGAATGCCATTCTTATGGATAATCCACAACAg TTTGCCAAGACGATGTTTAGTCTAATGAACAGAATAGCCAAAGACCAAACTTTACAGTATATATTGACCATGTTAGATGATGTTCTTCAG gatgATAAAGGCAGGgtagaaatatttaaagaatattCCAGGAAGAACAAAGAATCTGTCTGGGTTCCATTTCTACACCTTCTAAATAGGGATGACAGATTTATTGTAAATCAG ACTAGCAGAATAATAGCCAAGATAGCATGCTGGGGAAAAGAGCTGATGGGATTAGAAGATCTCAAATTTTATTTGAACTGGCTTAAAGATCAACTCAGACTTCCA GGAAATGAGTACATGCAGACAGCAGCAAGATGTTTACAGATGATGTTACGTATAGATAAATATAGACAG GTCTTTGTTGACGTGGACGGCATATCAAC aattgTGATGGTTTTGGTGGGATCTAAAGCAGGCTTTCAAATACAGTACCAGCTTATATTCTGTTTATGGTGTCTGACCTTTAACCCTTTCTTGGCAGAGAAAATGAATAA ATTTCAAGTGATTCCAACATTAGCAGATATATTAAGTGAAACAGTGAAGGAGAAAGTTTCCAGGATCATTCTAGCTACTTATAGA aaTTTACTAGAGAAGCCAGAAGAGAAAGAGGTTGTGACGGACCATGCCCTATCAATGGTCCAATGTAAAGTTATAAAACAATTAGAATTACTGGATTCAAGAAAGTTTGATGATCAAGACATTGTAGATGATATAGAATTCCTCTCAGAAAAACTACAGTCTTCTATTCAGGATCTCAG TTCCTTTGATGAATACACAACTGAGGTGAAGTCTGGTAGATTGGAATGGAGCCCTGTACATAAATCTGATAGATTCTGGAGGGAAAACTGTATCAGACTGAACGagaaaaattatgaattattaaa aattttagtGAAGTTATTAGAAACAAGTAAAGATCCTTTAATTTTGTCAGTCGCAGCACATGATCTTGGAGAATATGTACGACATTATCCTAGAGGCAAAAA tgtaatagAGCAGTTAGGAGGTAAACAGTTAGTGATGCAGTACCTATCACATGAAGATCCCAATGTCAGATTTGAGGCTTTGATAGCTGTACAGAAACTGATGGTACACAACTG ggaATACCTTGGCAGACAGTTAGAAGCTAGTGATAAACCTAAAGACTCTACACAGCTTGTGTCGGCTAAAGCTTAG
- the LOC143055414 gene encoding V-type proton ATPase subunit H-like isoform X1, with protein MKSMRRQSSYVVTGTKSAEVDKEGDASTTMQQGHFRKLVLPRRFSTPAMGFREEEESMESRHLIEADQFVTKQYLEKKGKGAQVATSLLQQRANDVRSNRVNWQSYLQGQMISHEDFQFISKFDNANSEVKNAILMDNPQQFAKTMFSLMNRIAKDQTLQYILTMLDDVLQDDKGRVEIFKEYSRKNKESVWVPFLHLLNRDDRFIVNQTSRIIAKIACWGKELMGLEDLKFYLNWLKDQLRLPGNEYMQTAARCLQMMLRIDKYRQVFVDVDGISTIVMVLVGSKAGFQIQYQLIFCLWCLTFNPFLAEKMNKFQVIPTLADILSETVKEKVSRIILATYRNLLEKPEEKEVVTDHALSMVQCKVIKQLELLDSRKFDDQDIVDDIEFLSEKLQSSIQDLSSFDEYTTEVKSGRLEWSPVHKSDRFWRENCIRLNEKNYELLKILVKLLETSKDPLILSVAAHDLGEYVRHYPRGKNVIEQLGGKQLVMQYLSHEDPNVRFEALIAVQKLMVHNWEYLGRQLEASDKPKDSTQLVSAKA; from the exons ATGAAATCGATGAGGCGCCAATCGTCCTATGTAGTGACGGGGACAAAGTCTGCAGAAGTTGATAAGGAGGGGGATGCATCGACTACAATGCAGCAGGGACATTTCCGAAAGTTAGTTCTCCCTCGCCGATTTTCTACCCCTGCAATGGGTTTTAGGGAAGAGGAGGAGTCTATGGAATCTCGTCATTTGATCGAGGCTGATCAGTTTGTCACTAAACAGTATTTAGAAAAGAAGGGGAAAG GAGCACAAGTGGCCACCAGTTTATTACAACAGAGAGCCAATGATGTCAGAAGTAACCGAGTCAACTGGCAGTCCTATCTACA AGGACAGATGATATCACATGAAGATTTCCAGTTTATATCAAAGTTTGACAATGCTAATTCAGAAGTCAAGAATGCCATTCTTATGGATAATCCACAACAg TTTGCCAAGACGATGTTTAGTCTAATGAACAGAATAGCCAAAGACCAAACTTTACAGTATATATTGACCATGTTAGATGATGTTCTTCAG gatgATAAAGGCAGGgtagaaatatttaaagaatattCCAGGAAGAACAAAGAATCTGTCTGGGTTCCATTTCTACACCTTCTAAATAGGGATGACAGATTTATTGTAAATCAG ACTAGCAGAATAATAGCCAAGATAGCATGCTGGGGAAAAGAGCTGATGGGATTAGAAGATCTCAAATTTTATTTGAACTGGCTTAAAGATCAACTCAGACTTCCA GGAAATGAGTACATGCAGACAGCAGCAAGATGTTTACAGATGATGTTACGTATAGATAAATATAGACAGGTCTTTGTTGATGTTGACGGTATATCAAC aattgTGATGGTTTTGGTGGGATCTAAAGCAGGCTTTCAAATACAGTACCAGCTTATATTCTGTTTATGGTGTCTGACCTTTAACCCTTTCTTGGCAGAGAAAATGAATAA ATTTCAAGTGATTCCAACATTAGCAGATATATTAAGTGAAACAGTGAAGGAGAAAGTTTCCAGGATCATTCTAGCTACTTATAGA aaTTTACTAGAGAAGCCAGAAGAGAAAGAGGTTGTGACGGACCATGCCCTATCAATGGTCCAATGTAAAGTTATAAAACAATTAGAATTACTGGATTCAAGAAAGTTTGATGATCAAGACATTGTAGATGATATAGAATTCCTCTCAGAAAAACTACAGTCTTCTATTCAGGATCTCAG TTCCTTTGATGAATACACAACTGAGGTGAAGTCTGGTAGATTGGAATGGAGCCCTGTACATAAATCTGATAGATTCTGGAGGGAAAACTGTATCAGACTGAACGagaaaaattatgaattattaaa aattttagtGAAGTTATTAGAAACAAGTAAAGATCCTTTAATTTTGTCAGTCGCAGCACATGATCTTGGAGAATATGTACGACATTATCCTAGAGGCAAAAA tgtaatagAGCAGTTAGGAGGTAAACAGTTAGTGATGCAGTACCTATCACATGAAGATCCCAATGTCAGATTTGAGGCTTTGATAGCTGTACAGAAACTGATGGTACACAACTG ggaATACCTTGGCAGACAGTTAGAAGCTAGTGATAAACCTAAAGACTCTACACAGCTTGTGTCGGCTAAAGCTTAG
- the LOC143055414 gene encoding V-type proton ATPase subunit H-like isoform X4 has protein sequence MPGRKHEKGIHKELHQFPENTDGDQNNTKENLNNDKHDFYTVTTDDIHEGAQVATSLLQQRANDVRSNRVNWQSYLQGQMISHEDFQFISKFDNANSEVKNAILMDNPQQFAKTMFSLMNRIAKDQTLQYILTMLDDVLQDDKGRVEIFKEYSRKNKESVWVPFLHLLNRDDRFIVNQTSRIIAKIACWGKELMGLEDLKFYLNWLKDQLRLPGNEYMQTAARCLQMMLRIDKYRQVFVDVDGISTIVMVLVGSKAGFQIQYQLIFCLWCLTFNPFLAEKMNKFQVIPTLADILSETVKEKVSRIILATYRNLLEKPEEKEVVTDHALSMVQCKVIKQLELLDSRKFDDQDIVDDIEFLSEKLQSSIQDLSSFDEYTTEVKSGRLEWSPVHKSDRFWRENCIRLNEKNYELLKILVKLLETSKDPLILSVAAHDLGEYVRHYPRGKNVIEQLGGKQLVMQYLSHEDPNVRFEALIAVQKLMVHNWEYLGRQLEASDKPKDSTQLVSAKA, from the exons GAGCACAAGTGGCCACCAGTTTATTACAACAGAGAGCCAATGATGTCAGAAGTAACCGAGTCAACTGGCAGTCCTATCTACA AGGACAGATGATATCACATGAAGATTTCCAGTTTATATCAAAGTTTGACAATGCTAATTCAGAAGTCAAGAATGCCATTCTTATGGATAATCCACAACAg TTTGCCAAGACGATGTTTAGTCTAATGAACAGAATAGCCAAAGACCAAACTTTACAGTATATATTGACCATGTTAGATGATGTTCTTCAG gatgATAAAGGCAGGgtagaaatatttaaagaatattCCAGGAAGAACAAAGAATCTGTCTGGGTTCCATTTCTACACCTTCTAAATAGGGATGACAGATTTATTGTAAATCAG ACTAGCAGAATAATAGCCAAGATAGCATGCTGGGGAAAAGAGCTGATGGGATTAGAAGATCTCAAATTTTATTTGAACTGGCTTAAAGATCAACTCAGACTTCCA GGAAATGAGTACATGCAGACAGCAGCAAGATGTTTACAGATGATGTTACGTATAGATAAATATAGACAGGTCTTTGTTGATGTTGACGGTATATCAAC aattgTGATGGTTTTGGTGGGATCTAAAGCAGGCTTTCAAATACAGTACCAGCTTATATTCTGTTTATGGTGTCTGACCTTTAACCCTTTCTTGGCAGAGAAAATGAATAA ATTTCAAGTGATTCCAACATTAGCAGATATATTAAGTGAAACAGTGAAGGAGAAAGTTTCCAGGATCATTCTAGCTACTTATAGA aaTTTACTAGAGAAGCCAGAAGAGAAAGAGGTTGTGACGGACCATGCCCTATCAATGGTCCAATGTAAAGTTATAAAACAATTAGAATTACTGGATTCAAGAAAGTTTGATGATCAAGACATTGTAGATGATATAGAATTCCTCTCAGAAAAACTACAGTCTTCTATTCAGGATCTCAG TTCCTTTGATGAATACACAACTGAGGTGAAGTCTGGTAGATTGGAATGGAGCCCTGTACATAAATCTGATAGATTCTGGAGGGAAAACTGTATCAGACTGAACGagaaaaattatgaattattaaa aattttagtGAAGTTATTAGAAACAAGTAAAGATCCTTTAATTTTGTCAGTCGCAGCACATGATCTTGGAGAATATGTACGACATTATCCTAGAGGCAAAAA tgtaatagAGCAGTTAGGAGGTAAACAGTTAGTGATGCAGTACCTATCACATGAAGATCCCAATGTCAGATTTGAGGCTTTGATAGCTGTACAGAAACTGATGGTACACAACTG ggaATACCTTGGCAGACAGTTAGAAGCTAGTGATAAACCTAAAGACTCTACACAGCTTGTGTCGGCTAAAGCTTAG